From a single Miscanthus floridulus cultivar M001 chromosome 8, ASM1932011v1, whole genome shotgun sequence genomic region:
- the LOC136469956 gene encoding uncharacterized protein → MRMCVASSRTGTRTILRMLLRSGYTSTATHLDRTLLHHAILCGSAGAVQTLLASGADSEAPVKTSRSNRSRPVHLASRLGQPEILRMLVDRGCDVKARAEADDTAAILCSRHKRKDYLGVLVSAGADVALLNSASDSPVLHRFL, encoded by the coding sequence ATGCGAATGTGTGTTGCGAGCAGCCGGACAGGCACGCGCACCATCCTGCGCATGCTCCTCCGTAGCGGGTACACATCGACTGCCACTcacctcgaccggacgctcctCCACCACGCCATCCTCTGTGGCAGCGCCGGTGCCGTCCAGACCTTGCTGGCGTCTGGTGCGGACTCCGAAGCTCCCGTGAAGACGTCCAGGAGCAACAGGTCCAGGCCGGTTCACCTCGCCTCGCGCCTCGGCCAGCCAGAGATCCTGCGGATGCTGGTTGACAGGGGCTGCGACGTGAAAGCGAGGGCAGAGGCCGACGACACCGCTGCCATCCTCTGTTCGCGCCACAAACGCAAGGACTACCTTGGAGTTCTCGTGTCCGCCGGTGCAGACGTCGCGCTGTTAAACTCGGCTAGCGACTCCCCGGTCCTCCATCGCTTCCTCTAG